The DNA window AGCCACGATATGTCCGAGGTTCCATAACGCTTGGACCGATCGAAGGGAATGGTATCCCGGCCCGCCTGCGAAAAGGAGAACCGCCAGAACTACGGCCGGAGGCCACAGGATCCACCGGTGGTTGAACTTGCCCGGCCATAACCGCTGCCCGTCGCTCATTCCGCTATTTTCGCTTTAACCCGCATTTTTCACCAGGGTTCGTAGCGAGGGTTCGCCGCAGTGGAAGTTTGGTGAAAAATGCGGCCCGCGCTCCCATATCAGACTTGAAAGATGCCTTGTCATGGTGTTATGTGCATATTGTACAATTTGCACAGAAGGGGGGCGGCCATGCCCAGAATGACGATGACAGCAGCCCGCCGGGATCTCCCGGAGGCGGTTAACAAGCTGGTGTACGGAAACGGGGAACCGATCGTTCTGTCCCGTCGCGGGAAAGATCTTGCGGCGATCGTCCGGATCGAGGATCTGAAGCTCATCGAAGAGCTCGAGGACCGGATGCTATCGGAAAAGGCGAAGAGATCCCTCAAGGAGAAGGGGAGAATCCCCTGGGGGAAGATCAAGAAGGATCTTGGGCTCTAATTAATGCACTACA is part of the Deltaproteobacteria bacterium genome and encodes:
- a CDS encoding type II toxin-antitoxin system Phd/YefM family antitoxin, whose protein sequence is MPRMTMTAARRDLPEAVNKLVYGNGEPIVLSRRGKDLAAIVRIEDLKLIEELEDRMLSEKAKRSLKEKGRIPWGKIKKDLGL